The Chrysemys picta bellii isolate R12L10 chromosome 3, ASM1138683v2, whole genome shotgun sequence DNA window TGTTCCATGTCCAGGTGTGCTGCTAGACCCAGCTGTCTCCCTGGTCTCTGGGGACTTAGGAGATGGGTGAGGCTGAAGGATGGTTAGAAGGGAGGGCAGTTCTGGAGGTGATTTGGGTAGTGATGTTTATTAAatttggccaagattttaaataaataggaacctgatttgttgttttttaaggttcctaataagtggcttgattttcaaaagtgatgagcTCTCATCTGCGCTCATGAACTCTAGGCTCCACAATTGCCTGCCTCAAGTGTTCAAAgttcatgagtcaggcccctaaAATCAGTAGAACAGCTTTACAatcttgaaaattaaaaaaaaaacaaaaaacacacaccaccATTCTGGGTTCTCTATTTGCCTTATGATTCTTGAGCCTTTATGAGTCACCTTTTCCAGCTTTTCCCTGCAACCATGAGGCtagaaacttttcttttaaataaaagctgagtcTCAGGTAAtcatgtgactccaggagctggggctttaagaaaaacaccaaattctgtgagacttgcaataaaattgcaaaagttggcaacactgacaCTTCTAACCTTGTAGCtctcttaggcccagatcctcaaaggtatttaggcacctaactcccaatcAGTGGAAATTAGGAGCCTTTTAGGATCCGGGCCTTAAATTAATCTTGGCCATATGTTGCTTCTGGGGTAGTGTTATCCTAGAGTAATTGCTAGAGCCTCCTTATTTTATGATATGTAGTTTCTCAAAGGGTACCCAGAATCTGGGCTAGGCACTTCCGTTCACTGTAGCATACAAGGGAATAAAATAATGACAAATTACACTATGCATCAGCAGGTGGAAGTTAAGGAAATAAAAGTTCTTTGAACTGGAGAGTCCTTTATGTTGTTCATCAAggaaaaattaatattttgttcCCTAATCTTACAAAATAACAGTCAGCCCTTCCATGCTAGGGTTCATTTGAGgttttcaaagcactttccaacaTGAATTCatggatttcaaggccagaaggggccactgtgttcacctagtctgacctgctgcacagCACAGGCTAAAGTACTTCACCCAAATTCTGTCTCCAAACCATATTTTCTATTCGAGACGTGGCATAGCTATAATAGTTAACCCACACCGTATGCTTGTGTAGCAGGCAAAAATGTCACTTTGCCCACCTTTCCTCTGGAGGAGAGCAGCTTTTTCACCGTATACATTAACCCACAGCCCAGCACTCTCctggcatgtgggagacccaagcaCAAATGTCAGACAGAGGtgagaattgaacctggatctcccacatcttAGCACTGGTTAAAAGGTATGAGCGGTGCACCTGTCAGCTTGTCTGGAGCTGATGGGGGAGGAGTCCCTAGGTGCTTGGAAAGTTGCACACAATTCTTTGGGCTTCTTAGGCCACAGAAAGGAATCATCATAAGCTCTCAGATACTCTGCGTCTCTTATAAAAACAGCGTGGGCTACGGGTATagtaggccaggggaggctgaaCCTTCCCAAACAGCTAAGTTATGGGTCCTCCCTGAGGCCTCCATTCCACGTCCCACTCTTCCCCTGTGGTCCCACCCATgctgctcctcttcccaccctccctcagtctctccctcGAAGCCGGCGGGGCCTTGAGTGGGTGGGCTGAGGTGGCTGGGGCTCGGGCCGGCCAGTGGGCTAGGGCTCGGGGCGGGGCTCCTCTGCCTGCTGTGGGAGGCTTGGGGTTCTGGCAGGAAaggggggtggaatgggaggggccgcaggcagaaggggcggggctgggggctagcctccccaaatggGGGGTTCACGTGCTACCCATGTAAAACAGCCTGGCTGGATCAGATTGGAGAAATGCCACAAATCATCAGATAGGTGCAAAATAATGTGGGCAAGAGATTCCCACTCACTGAGTGTGAAGGGAGCTAGCTGGGTTCCTGCAAGGGTCACGGCACACAGGGCCCCTGCTTGCTTTCACCTGTTCTGGCTCTTCAGGTCACTCACCAGTGTCAGCCTCCTTTCCAGCTTAGCCGCATTAGGGATCCTGTCAAAATTCTGTATCTCCTGATATGCTTTGTGAACCTTCCACGCTATGCCCAAGTAACAGATGAGGATGGTCAGCGCAGGCAGGAGTGTGCACAGGATGAACACGCTCAGGATGAACGAGAAGCCGTTGGCAGAGTTGTGGAATTCGCTCCATGCTATCGTGCAGGAGATGCCGAACGGTTCGGGGCCATAATAACCCCAACCCAGCAAAGGCAGAATGGCCCAGAGCAGCGAGCACAGCCAGATGAACGCAATTGAAATGCGAACGGCGGTCTTGTTGATTGTATTGCCTGGAAGGAAAGGAACAGCAAGTCCATATGAATCTCACGTTAACCCCATGATTTCAGGGCTAGTTTAAAGGAATAAAAGATTTGCCCTGTGGGACCCATTTGCCCTCTGATGTATCAATGTTGTTGTACCATGCCAACCACAGCTGAAATCAAGGAGGTGCCCTGGCTTTCACAGCTCTCTGCGCCAGATCCTCAAACTGGCCTTTTCCCATCCAATGCAGCCGGGGAATGGTGCTGCACAGGTGGCTGAGCTATCACTGATCGTTGGGTCACTGCGGGTAAATCGATGCTCTGATAAAATATCCGCAGCACCAAGTCTCTGAGCCCGGGTTCAGGCCACAGAGCTAAACATTGCAATGTCACGGGGagtgtctcagagcccaggctccagcccgagcccgaacatccacactgcaattttaGAGCCCTGTGACCCcaaatcagctgacccaggccaagcTGCAGCGATGCTTCAggtcttttatcacagtgtagacgtactctgaATGCCAATCTAGTCCCTGGACCAACTAAGAGcagctgcagggctgctactctAGAATCGTACCAGCCTACAGGGGGCCATGCCAGCAGGCCAGGATTGCCAGCGTGCAGCATTCTGGTTAGGCCCCTTTCTCCCAGCCTTTCTCCCTTGTAGGTAGGGGGTGCATGAGTCAGGAAGTGGTTCTGACCAGCCCAATTTCCCTGTAGCCAGGAAATCCAGGCCAATGCAAAGTAGCTTTAGCAATGCCAGGAACTAGGCCTTTGTCTCTCATTGGTGCTTTGCTAACGTTACCTGTTAAGCGATGCCCTGTAGAACCAACTCATTCTAGTTAACAGGTCACATGTCATGGTGGACTCactctgcttccccccaccccagaggctaTTGTCTGTCTCTTTTGTTCTGAAGCCAAATCTCTTCCTCTACCATATGGTTTCTTTACTCATTTCCCCCTAAGAGCACTGACAACACATTTAAGATAATGAAGTGCAGCCTACTTGGAAACAGCTGTCAGTAGCCTGTTGTAGAGGGGCTATCAAATTGCTTATAGCTCTGAGTGGCTTCTACTGCACTCTTCCTTCAGGGGACCTCAAAGATATCACTTTAATGAAATGCCCAGCTTCTACCCACACAATGAGTGGGGATCCTAACAGGTCACCAAGGAACAGGGATAGACAAACCTTAAAAGATTCTGAGTTTCAGGACAGATAAGTACCAAATTCTGGTCTGACATCCATCACTGTGGCATTATGTGTATTATagcagcacctagaggccccattgtgctaggtgctgtacatgtaCTTAGTGAGAGacacccccttccctgagactACAGACGAGACAGAAAAAGGATGGGAGGAAGGAATCGCCTGCATTGACATATGgagaactgaggaacagagacttAGGGCCATATCCACAAAGGTACTGGGGTGCTGCAGTTCCTAGCTCCTATGTCCCAAGCTGCCTAATGTAATCCACAGTCCCGCATTAGGCACCTAAGGATAGGATCCTCAGAAGCCAGCAAGATGAACTGGGAGCCACCTCTGACCTGAAACTGGCTCTCTCAACATAATAGCCCAATGCTCTACTATTATGGTCCCCGGATGACTCATTGTCATGACCCAGGTCCACAGGAGCAGCCATGCATTAGCCCTCCACGTGGCAGCCTGCTGACAACTGCTGACCCCAGGACCTATGAAGTCCAGCCACAGTTTGAAGTTCCGCCCCTGAGGTCCTATTGGCGGAGTCCCAAAGCAGCCAATTGGCCTGCCTGCCCTATTTAagccaggaacaggaagctgtctgaacaacCAGGATCCACCCTGTCCTGCACTGTGTACCTtgtgcctcctcctcctgcatctcCCACAGCCTGACTTTCTAGCATCCCGACCTGGCTTGGCTTCTCACCTCTGATCTCCAGTTTGACTCCTGTCTCTGACCCCCCagtatcctgacctggcctgacccAGGTTACCGACTCATGGTTCTGATCCCAAGTTTGTCTCCTGCCTTTGATCTCccagtatcctgacccagctgactctcAACTCTTGACTGTGGACTCcaactctgaccactaggtctggctGCACACGACCCGGCCTTGACACTCTTCAGTATCGTATTTTATTACTTACTATTAGATGTGGATGAGTTGGTTACAAGGAACCGGATCACAGCCATCATACACAAGGTCATCATGCTGGAGATGCCGAAGAGGAAACCCATCAGGGCATAATATATACAGGACGCATCTCCTCCCAGCCAGGCATGGTTCCATGCTGAGGCAATGGCCAGCGGGTACATGCTGATGGCCATTCCAAGATCCGTTACGGCTAA harbors:
- the LOC101949465 gene encoding opsin-5 isoform X2, which translates into the protein MAISMYPLAIASAWNHAWLGGDASCIYYALMGFLFGISSMMTLCMMAVIRFLVTNSSTSNSNTINKTAVRISIAFIWLCSLLWAILPLLGWGYYGPEPFGISCTIAWSEFHNSANGFSFILSVFILCTLLPALTILICYLGIAWKVHKAYQEIQNFDRIPNAAKLERRLTLMAVLVSVGFLGAWTPYAAVSFWSIFNSSNSLHPVITLLPCLFAKSSTAYNPFIYYVFSKTFRREIKQMKCCCGSRAHFFNTENSIQNHVSMMWMGRENIRACPTAKANYGEASTQ
- the LOC101949465 gene encoding opsin-5 isoform X1, yielding MEQQYLSKLHPTVDYGAGVFLLIIGILTILGNSAVLATAVKRSSRLKSPELLIINLAVTDLGMAISMYPLAIASAWNHAWLGGDASCIYYALMGFLFGISSMMTLCMMAVIRFLVTNSSTSNSNTINKTAVRISIAFIWLCSLLWAILPLLGWGYYGPEPFGISCTIAWSEFHNSANGFSFILSVFILCTLLPALTILICYLGIAWKVHKAYQEIQNFDRIPNAAKLERRLTLMAVLVSVGFLGAWTPYAAVSFWSIFNSSNSLHPVITLLPCLFAKSSTAYNPFIYYVFSKTFRREIKQMKCCCGSRAHFFNTENSIQNHVSMMWMGRENIRACPTAKANYGEASTQ